One window of the Lemur catta isolate mLemCat1 chromosome 6, mLemCat1.pri, whole genome shotgun sequence genome contains the following:
- the ETFRF1 gene encoding electron transfer flavoprotein regulatory factor 1 produces the protein MKMANSLRGEVLNLYKNLLYLGREYPKGADYFKRRLRNVFLKNKDVKDPEKIKELIRRGEFVMKELEALYFLRKYRAMKQRYYSDINKTN, from the exons ATGAAAATGGCCAATTCTTTAAGAGGAGAAGTATtgaatctttataaaaat ctACTGTATCTTGGACGAGAATATCCAAAAGGAGCAGACTATTTTAAAAGGCGTTTGAGGAAcgttttccttaaaaacaaagatgTGAAGGACCCAGAGAAGATCAAAGAACTTATTCGACGTGGTGAATTTGTAATGAAAGAGCTAGAAGCCTTATACTTCCTTAGGAAATACAGAGCTATGAAACAACGCTATTATTCAGATATCAACAAAACTAACTGA